From the genome of Phyllostomus discolor isolate MPI-MPIP mPhyDis1 chromosome 12, mPhyDis1.pri.v3, whole genome shotgun sequence, one region includes:
- the LOC114511424 gene encoding carcinoembryonic antigen-related cell adhesion molecule 21-like, whose protein sequence is MGSSSVSAHIELVHYQGLLLVVSLLNFWIHPTTAQVTVHSKNALEGTDVHLYIHHTAPKAAGFLWYKGETIDSHHYIASLSLNPRIHKSGPPDERVIVEEDGSLLFKNVTMKDSGIYTILVQLQGCQKMIACGRLTVYPFVSGPTLLASNTTVTENKDAVVLTCDTNAHAIQWLFKGTSLTLTERITLSRDHRNLTIYPVLREDAGNYQCKGFNPINSAKSASLALDVKFE, encoded by the exons ATGGGGTCCTCTTCAGTGTCGGCCCACATAGAACTTGTCCACTATCAAGGGCTCCTGCTGGTTG tcTCACTCTTAAACTTCTGGATCCACCCTACCACAGCCCAAGTGACAGTTCATTCGAAGAATGCTCTTGAAGGAACTGATGTGCATCTATATATCCACCATACAGCTCCCAAAGCAGCAGGCTTCCTGTGGTACAAGGGAGAAACCATTGACAGCCATCATTATATTGCATCTCTTTCACTAAACCCAAGAATCCATAAAAGCGGTCCTCCAGATGAACGAGTGATAGTAGAGGAAGATGGGTCCTTGTTGTTCAAGAATGTCACCATGAAAGACTCAGGAATCTACACCATACTGGTGCAACTACAAGGCTGTCAAAAAATGATAGCATGTGGACGGCTTACTGTATACC cGTTTGTGAGTGGGCCCACCCTCCTAGCCAGCAACACTACAGTCACAGAGAATAAGGATGCTGTGGTCTTGACCTGCGACACAAACGCTCACGCCATCCAGTGGTTGTTCAAAGGCACAAGTCTGACTCTCACAGAAAGAATAACGCTGTCACGTGATCACAGAAACCTCACCATATACCCTGTCCTGAGGGAGGATGCTGGTAATTACCAGTGTAAAGGCTTCAACCCC